A stretch of DNA from Acidobacteriota bacterium:
ACCAGAACACGCGCTTCGTCCTCGACGTGACCGGCAACCCACGATACAGCACGTTCCCGCTCTACAACCCGTTCCGGCTGGTCATCGACGTCGAATCCGACGAGGCGCTTCCCGACGACGTGCCGCCCGCGCCCATCGTCGCGACCAAGATGGCGCCCAGCCGTCCGGGCCGGATCGTGACGGACGGGCCGGCCGACGCGGCCCCGCCCGCGGCATCGGCGGCCACCGCACCCGGCGCGCGCGCGCCGGCCTCCGCGCCGTCGAGCGCGAACGCGCCGGCACCTCCGTCGGCGACCAGCCGCGGCGAGTTCTCGATCGCGCGCCAACTCGGTCTCGGCGTGGCGCGCATCGTCATCGATCCCGGCCATGGCGGATACGATCCGGGCGCGCAGGCCAACGGCGTCACCGAGTCCACGCTCGTGCTCGACGTCGCGCTTCGTCTCGAGAAGCTGCTCCTCGAGAAGCCCGGCTTCGAGGTCGTGCTGACCCGCCGGACCGATCGCTTCATTCCGCTCGAGGAACGCACCGCGATCGCCCAGCGCGAGGCCGCCGACATGTTCATCTCGATCCACGCGAACTCGAGCCCGCAGTCGAGCACGCGCGGCCTCGAGACCTACTACCTGGACTTCGCGTCGAACCCGCAGGCCGAGGCCGTCGCGGCCCGCGAGAACGCGTCCAGCGCCCAGACGATGCGCCTGCTGCCCGAGCTGGTGAAGGCCATCACGCTGAACAACAAGCTGGACGAATCCAGGGAGCTCGCGCGGCAGGTGCAGGCCGCGCTCGTCAAGCGGCTCGCCGGCCCCAACAAGGCCATCAAGGATTTCGGCGTCAAGCGCGCGCCGTTCGTCGTGTTGATCGGCGCGGAGATGCCGAGCGTGCTGGCGGAGGTCTCCTTCCTCACGAACAGAACGGACGCCAGCCTGCTGAAGCAGGCCGCGCATCGCCAGCGCATCGCGCTGGCGCTCTTCGAGGCCGTCCAGTCGTATCGGAGCTCGCTGAAGAAGATCGGCACGGTCGCCGCCCGCTGACAACGCCGGCCGAACGCACCGCGCGATTGCGCGTCGCTCGTACCGGCGTGCGTCGACGCCGAGAGCGCGGACGCATCCTGGCGGAAGCCACGGAAGGTCGAGCGGGCTTCAGGGATTAAGATGGTCGGAGAGCGCCATGCAGCCCCCTCCGCCCGATGCCGTGATCGTCGAGCTCGTCCAGACGCCCACGCCGGAGATCACGCTCGCGGACGTGATCTTCGGTTCGTTCGGCATCGTCGGCCTGCTGGTGCTGCTGGCGGTGCTGCTCGGAGGGGCGTTGTCGTTGCTGCTGGTGGTCTGGCACCGGCGCCATCCGCCAGAAGACGATCACATGCCGCCGGTCGTCCCGATCATGTCGCAGCCTGGGAGCCACCCGTCATAGCGAGCTGGGTCAGCAGGCGCACGGCCACGCCTGTGGCGCCCTT
This window harbors:
- a CDS encoding N-acetylmuramoyl-L-alanine amidase — its product is MPTLVSRSMLRRTVLAAAGILVLSLPTAAAAQTPAVKYQRAQAREKTARSAQTTTPDTLRAIGNAYEAIVRAHPRTGYADNALWQAAGMYALAFEKSGNVRDREQAVRTLSWLKREYPTSALVRQVPARLASLRAPDRSAPSKAASDGTTARPAVTRATAAPTPAPTPPSTPPRSAETPAASVPPVKPAEKTPADVAAAQPAELEAPSVSVPLPAPALAAASDTPSSPSVRKITHSRLPKGDRLTIELSSEAVYATRRSANPDRLTVDLVNADVAAGISERVTTLSGVLFKSVQVSRTINQNTRFVLDVTGNPRYSTFPLYNPFRLVIDVESDEALPDDVPPAPIVATKMAPSRPGRIVTDGPADAAPPAASAATAPGARAPASAPSSANAPAPPSATSRGEFSIARQLGLGVARIVIDPGHGGYDPGAQANGVTESTLVLDVALRLEKLLLEKPGFEVVLTRRTDRFIPLEERTAIAQREAADMFISIHANSSPQSSTRGLETYYLDFASNPQAEAVAARENASSAQTMRLLPELVKAITLNNKLDESRELARQVQAALVKRLAGPNKAIKDFGVKRAPFVVLIGAEMPSVLAEVSFLTNRTDASLLKQAAHRQRIALALFEAVQSYRSSLKKIGTVAAR